Below is a window of Rhodothermales bacterium DNA.
CCTCCACGATTCCCACTTCGATATCGACGAATCCGTAATGCCCTTCGCGATCGACGTGCTCTCGCAAGTGCTCATCGACCACCTGAATAACGATCCGTTGGCCCGTTAAACGTCCATGCTGCCCATGCTTTAGGTTCTTCATTTTGCACTTTGCATTTTGCATTTTGCATTTCTTCACACTCCGTTTCCCCCGCACGATACGTCTAGGAGGATATACCCTCCCACGATATCTCCGCGGCGATGCGCTTCTGGACCGCTCTCGTTCTCCTCTTTTTGCCCGCCCTTCGGGCTCATGCTCAATCCTGGAGCGAGACGTTCGCCGATGGCGACCTCTCCAGCAACCCCGTCTGGTCTGGCGAGACGGCATACTGGCGTCTCACGCCGGCTGGACCGGACTGGGCGCTGGCTTCCGCCGGCCCCGAGGCGTCGGACACCCTGAGCATCGAAACCCGGTCCTCCGTGGCGTACGGGGCGTGGACCTTTACCGCCGGCTACACGGGCGGCCCGCTTAGCAACTTCAATCTCGCCCGCATCTACCTCACTTCCGAGGCGGAGGGTGCCCTGCATGAGGCGGTAGGATTTTATATCCAGATCGGCAGTAATGAGCGGGATCTGCGGCTCTACCACAACACTCCCGCCGGTCGGACACTTTTGGGCCAGAGCGCCGCCGATGTGCTGAACGCCGCAGAGGTCGAAGGTACATTGAGGGTACTCCGCCGCCCCGGAACGGGGTGGGAGGTGATGCTGGACGACAGCCTGCTTTTCACCGCCTCGGACATCCAAAATCCATCAAGCCGGCCGGCCCGTTTCGGCGTCTGGGTGAAACACACTCGGACCCGCGCCGGCGATTTCCGGTTCGACGACATCGTTGTCGAAGCCGGCGACGACGCGGACCCCGATACCACGTCTCCCCCGCCCCCCATCCCACCAGGCGCCCTGGTGATCAACGAAATCCACTTCGCGCCGTCTCCGGCTGAAAACGAGTTTGTGGAGATCCTCAACCGCTCCGACGCTCCGGTAGACCTCCGCTCCCTCTCGCTGGCGGATAATCGCGATGAGCCGGTGCCGGTGACAACCCATGAAATACGCCTCGCTCCGGGCGCCATGGCTGTATTCGTTCGCGACGCCGATGTATTCGAGGCCGCCTTTCCCGGGCGGGAGCCGTTGGCCGTGGCGAACTGGCCGTCCCTCAACAACGACGCCGACGACGTGCGCCTGCGCTCCGGATCGGCCCTGCTCGACGCCGTATCGTATCGCGCGGACTGGGGTGTAGCCGGCGCCTCCCTGGAACGTCGCGATCCGGCAGGACCATCCGATTACAGGGGCAACTGGGGCACATCGGTGGCCCCCGCCCGCGCTACTCCCGGCCAGCGCAACACGCTCTTCGCACCCGATACCGAGCCGCCCGAACTGCTCCTGGCCGAGCAGCAGTCAGAAACAACCGTGGTGATCTTCTGGGATGAGTCGCTGACCGAACAGAGTCTCTCGCCTGCCCGCTTTCGCATCGACGAGCGGCAGCCGGAGCGCGTCGAGCCGCTGGACCCCGCCACTTTGCGCCTGCATTTCGCCGCATCGATCGACGGCGAGCGGCTGCACGCCACCGACATCGGGGATCGGGCCGGCAATACACGCGTGGCGTTGGAGGCCCCCGTCGCCCTCGTTCCCTCGACCGGCGATCTGGCGATCAATGAACTCCTTTACGAGCCACGGGCAGATCCTTTCGATAGCCGCCCGGACCAGCCCGAGTACCTCGAACTCGTCAATCGATCGGGCCGATGGCTGAGCCTCCGCGGGCTCAGGTTGGTGGGCCGCGAGGACGAGCAGGGCGAGGCGGACACCCTCCGCCACGAAGCGCCTCTGCCTGTCGCGCCTCCGGGCGGATTCGCCGTGTGGTTCGCCGTGCAAGGCGGGGATCTCGCCGGCGCTTTTCCCGGGCTCCCGGATATCGAAGCCGTCGCCTGGTTGCCGGTCAACTCCGCCTCGCTCGGCCTCGGAAATGCCGGCGACCAGGTGCGCCTCGTCCACGCCGAGGGGGCGATCGACGCCGTCACCTATCGCCCCGAATGGCATCACCCTCTGCTCGCCGAGCGCCGCGGCATCGCGCTCGAACGGCGCTGGCCGGACGCCCCGGCCGACGAATCGGCGTCATGGTCCAGCTCCGTTTCTTCCGACGGTGGTACCCCTGGCCGCGCCAACTCCGTCTGGCAAGACCCCGACATCGGGCTCCCCGCCCCGGAGTCGCCCGGAAACAAGATGGCGATTCAGCCGGCGGTTTTTTCTCCAGACGGCGATGGGCGGGACGATGTTTGTCTCATACGTGTTCGGGTGGCCGAAGCGCCGGCCATCGTTCGCACCCGCATCTTCAACACCGACGGGCGGCTGATCCGTACACTCGCCGAGGCCCACTTCAGCGGGTTCGAGTATACGGCCACGTGGGACGGACGTGACGATGCCGGCGAGCGCGTACCCATCGGGCGATACATCGTGCTGGTCGATGCCTTCCTGGAGGCGCAAAAGACGAGTCGATCCTACAAAAAAACGGTCGTCGTAGCGGCCCTATTGTCGCCGTAGCAGGGCGGAGGCTGCGTGTTCACGGGCGATCTCATTCAAGAATCCACCTCGGCGACCGATACTGGGTGCGTACCATGCCGCCGGCAGTCAACGGTAGCGTGCCGTGTTCTTTGCAGTCCTGGTATTGGTAACAGAATGATGCCCGACGAAACCGCTCCTGACAGATCGGAAGGCCAACCCGGGGTGCGCGTCTCTGCCGACACCTCGGGGAACTGCCCCCCAGAGGGTTCGTTGGATCAACAGCTACCCCAGATGAGCGCCCGAAGGGCCGCTCGTATTGTACGCACAGACGCAACACGGTCAGGCTATCCCATGCATGAGACGGAAACGCTGGCGCGGCCCAACGCTCCTGTTTCGTTGAGCTCGCGCGCAGCTGACGAGATCAAGAAGATTATATCGACCAAAGAGATACCGGAAGGCTTTGGATTGCGAATCGGTGTTCGCGGCGGTGGGTGTTCCGGTATGAGTTATGTGCTTGGTTTCGACAAGCAGCGCGAGCACGACATGGCGTTTGAACACGACGACATTGTGGTATATATCGACAAACGACAGGGCTTGTACCTGTTCGGCACAACGGTGGATTACCACGATGGTTTGAGTGCACGCGGGTTTACGTTCAACAACCCGAACGCAACGACCACCTGCGGTTGTGGCTCCAGTTTTGCAGCCTGATAACCATCAGGAGCCTGCGCCACCAACTGGGCTACACTCGGGCGCCCGTGCATGCGGCGCCGCCGGCCTTGGGGCCACCGATTTGGCGAGGAACAGCCGTTGCAGGCTTCGGTTTACATACGTGACCTTTCTTGGCGATCACGCGAGATCCGGCCTGCGCCGTTCGTGTATCCTGCGTGCCGTGTCATCGAGGACGCCACGTTAAGCCCGATTAACTCGATCCCGTTGGGTAGCGGCCCTCGCAGCAACTCGTTCAGGATCCCTAAAAAAGTAACCGAGCGTTCGGCCGCCTGAAAGTCCGCCGCGCTCAGAATGTGTAAGGCATGGAAGGGAATTTCTCAAACCGCGTACGTGACGTGATTTCCTATAGCAGGGAAGAAGCGATTCGTCTCGGGCACGATTATATCGGCACCGAGCACCTGCTACTCGGCATCATCCGGGAGGGCGAAGGTATCGCGGTAAAGATTCTTCGGAACCTGGGGTGCGATCTATTCAAACTCAAAAAGGCCATCGAAGATACCGTCCGCAGCACAGGCGGCACGCTGACGGTGGGTAACATCCCGCTTACCAAACAGGCTGAAAAAGTATTAAAGATTACGTACCTGGAAGCCAAGCTCTATAAGAGCGACGTTATCGGTACGGAACACCTCCTGTTGAGCCTCTTGCGCGACGATGAAAACATCGCCGCCCAGATTCTGCAACAGGGCTTCTCGATAACTTACGATGCCGTACGCGCCGAGCTCGATTCGATCATCAGCGGCAAAGCATCGTCGTCTTCTGCTTCTGGAAGCAAATCGGGAGGCGCCCCGTCCTCTGGATACGGAAAAGAGCGAAGTAAAATGGAAAAGAGCAAAACACCTGTTCTCGACAACTTCGGTCGGGATTTGACCAAACTGGCCGAGGAAAGCAAGCTCGACCCCATTGTCGGACGTGAGCGCGAAATCGAACGCGTGGCCCAGGTTCTGAGCCGGCGTAAGAAAAACAATCCGGTGCTCATCGGCGAACCTGGCGTCGGCAAGACGGCCATCGCCGAAGGCCTGGCGATGCGCATCATCCAGCGCAAAGTCAGCCGGGTGCTCTACGACAAACGCATCGTGACGCTGGACCTGGCGGCCCTCGTGGCCGGCACCAAGTACCGCGGCCAGTTCGAGGAGCGCATGAAAGCCGTCATGAACGAGCTCGAGAAGAGCCCGGACGTGATCCTCTTCATCGACGAACTGCACACGATCGTGGGCGCCGGTGGCGCCTCGGGCAGCCTCGACGCCTCGAACATGTTCAAGCCGGCCCTCGCGCGCGGCGAGATCCAGTGCATCGGCGCCACCACGCTCGATGAATACCGCCAGTACATCGAGAAGGACGGCGCCCTCGACCGCCGCTTCCAGAAGATCATCGTCGACCCCTCCACCCCGGAGGAAACGGTTCATATCCTGCACAACATCAAGGATAAGTACGAGGAGCACCACAACGTGCGTTACTCGGACGAAGCCATCGAGCTGGCCGTGCAGCTGAGCGATCGCTACATCACCGACCGCTTCCTGCCCGATAAAGCCATCGATGTGATGGACGAGGCCGGCGCCCGCGTCCACCTCTCCAACATTCGCGTCCCGAAGGAGATGGTCGCCATCGAGGAGCAGATCGAGAAAATCCGCGAGGAGAAAAACCGGGTCGTCAAGAGCCAGCGCTTCGAAGAAGCCGCCCGCCTCCGCGACACCGAGAAAAAACTCCAGGAAGAACTCGAGGAAGCCAAACGCGAATGGGAGCGTAAGGCCGAAACGGAGGTACACGACGTCAGCAAAAAGAGCATCGCTGAAGTCGTGGCCATGATGACCGGGATTCCGGTCGACAAAATTTCCGAGCCCGAAAGCGCCAAGCTCCTCAACATGGAGGAGGAACTCAAGGCCCGCGTGATCGGGCAGGACGAACCGGTCACCAAGCTCTCCCGCGCCATCCGCCGTACCCGTGCCGGACTCAAGGATCCCAAACGACCCATCGGCTCGTTTATCTTCCTGGGCCCTACCGGCGTCGGCAAAACCGAGCTCGCCAAGGTGCTGACCGAGTACCTGTTCGACTCGCAGGACGCGCTCATCCGCATCGACATGAGCGAGTACATGGAGAAGTTCTCCGTGAGCCGGCTCGTCGGGGCGCCTCCGGGATACGTCGGTTACGAGGAAGGCGGCCAGCTCACCGAAAAGGTGCGCCGCAAGCCCTACTCGGTCGTCCTCCTCGACGAAATCGAGAAGGCCCATCCGGACGTGTTCAACATCCTGCTCCAGGTCCTCGACGACGGCATCCTCACCGACGGCCTCGGCCGGCGGGTAGACTTTCGGAACACGATCATCATCATGACCTCGAACATCGGGGCGCGGGATATCAAGAACCTGGGCAAGGGCATCGGCTTCTCCGCGGCAGACGCCGGCTCCGAGTACAACTATTCCGCCCTCAAGAGCACGGTCGAAGACGCCCTCAAAAAGGTCTTCAACCCCGAGTTCTTGAACCGAATCGACGATGTCATCGTCTTCCACCCGCTCGAAAAGCACCACATCCACCGGATCATCGATCTGATGGCGAACGACCTCTTCGGTCGCGCCCGGAATGTGGGTATCGAGGTGGTCCTGGAGCGCTCCGCGATGGACTTCATGGCCGACAAGGGCTACGACGCCAAGTTCGGCGCCCGTCCGCTCCGTCGCTCGCTCCAGAAGTACGTCGAAGACCCGATGGCCGAGGCTATCCTGGGCAATAACCTAGCGGCCGGCGACAAGATTTTGATCTCGTACGACGCCGAGAAGGACCCTAACGGCCTGGTCTTCGAAACCACCAAGGGACAAAAGCCCAAGGAAACGCGCACGACAAAGAAAGGCACCAAGGGGTCGAAGGACGAAAACCCCGAAGAGTCCCCTTCGAAAGCCGAGGAAAGCGCCGAGTAGGGCCCCGATACTTCGTTGCCCGAGATCGCCTGCGATCTCACATCGTCGAAACGTGCCACGATCACCAGATCCGGCGCGATCGCGCGTACGACGGGTGACGAGCGAACGGATCCCGCGGCTCTTCCCGAATCAGGAAGCGCATGACGAGGGCCAGCACCACGCCGGCCCCGAATCCGCCAATATGAGCGCCGTAGGCTATCCCGCCTGCGGCGCTTTCGTTTGCCAGCGCCCCCCAGCCGCTGATGAGTTGCATCAGGATCCACAATCCGATCGCCAGCACCGCCGGCACCGACACGACGGAGTAGAAAAACAACGCGTGGACCTTGTTGCGGGGAAAGAGGATCAAATACGCCCCCAGGACACCCGAGATGGCCCCGGAAGCCCCCAGATTGGGCACCACACTCGTGGGATCGAGCAGGATCTGCGCGCCGGTCGCGGCGATGCCGCTGACGAGGTAAAAAATTAGAAACGGGAGCGCTCCGAACCGGTGCTCCACATTGTCTCCAAAGATCCACAAATACAGCAGATTGCCGCCGATGTGCCCCAGGCCCCCGTGCATGAACATGGCGCTCAGGAGAGTGAAAAAGATCGGAACCGGCCCCGGCGCCTGCGGGATCACCGCCGATTCCGCACCGGCCCGTATCGTCTGAGGCTCGGTCAGGTCCGTCCCGGTGATAATCTCATACGGGATCACGCTGTAGCCATAGGTAAAGGCTTCGTTTGTCCCGCACCCCTGCAAAAAGACAAATACAGCGACGTTGGCCGCGATGAGAATAAGGCTGACCCAGGCCGGCCTGCGGATGGCCCCGTTGTCGTCTCCGATTGGGAATAACATACGTTCCTTTCGTTTTCCCGCCCCCTTCACACAGAAGCCTTGCGACTCGTCGCCGTTCGTGCGTTCCTTTCGGCGCACGCAACCAGTAGAGGGACGGCCCGGGCTCAGTGTACGGACATGATCCATAAAATTGCAATTTTGGGGCTTGGGCTCATCGGCGGCTCGCTGGGCCTCGCTCTGCGAAAACACCGGAACGATCTCCACCTGACCGGCTACGATGCGCCCGCCGTGTGCGAGGAAGCCCTGCGCCGGCAGGTCGTGGACGCCGTTGCGAGTACCCCGGAGGCCGCCGTTTCCGAAGCCGACCTGATTGTCCTCGCCACCCCCCTGACGCCCATGCTCGGGCTGTTCGACGCGATTGCGCCGGCCCTGCGCCCCGGCGCCCTGGTCACGGATGTCGGCTCGGTCAAACGGCCGATCATGGCGCACGCCCTCCATGCATTAAGTCCCAAGAATCGCTTCATCGGCGGGCACCCGATGGCGGGGTCCGAGAAAAATGGCGTCGCCCACGCCGATGCGTTCCTGTTCGAAAACGCCACCTATGTCCTCTGCCCCCCCGAGGGTGTTGACGAAGCGGACCTGCAGCGCGAACATCCGGACTTCCTCGCCATCCTCGGCGCCACCGGCGCCCGGATCCTGGTCATGGAGGCCGACCGCCATGACCGCATCGCCGCCGCCGTCAGCCATCTGCCCCAGCTTCTATCCGTAACGCTGATGAACTTCGTCGGCGACCTACACGACGATGATGGGGGCTTCCTGAGGCTGGCTGCCGGCGGATTCCGCGACATGACGCGGATCGCCTCGTCGTCGTTCGATATGTGGCGGGACATTCTCGTCGCCAATGAAGGCCCCATCCTCGATGTGCTGGGTGGATTTGCCACCGCCCTGCAAAAAACGCGCAACCGCGTGTTCAGCGAGGATATGAATGCCATGCGCCAGGCCTTCACCGATTCCCGCGCCCGCCGGGATATGATTCCAAAGACGAGCAAAGGCTTCTTGCATCCTCTGGCCGACGTTTACGTCTATGCCGAGGACAAGCCGGGCTTTTTATTCCAATTGACCCGGGTTTTACACGAAGCTCAGGTCAACATCAAGGACCTCGAGCTCCTCAAAATCCGCGAAGGTATCGAGGGCGTGTTTCGCATCGGATTTGCCGATCAGGCGACCGCCGAGATCGCCATCGCCGCCCTCTCCGGCGCCGGGTATACGTCGTTCCAGATGTAAATGAATTGCCGGCTATATATCCTTAGGGATCAACGAGTTAATCATTCAGGGCATTGATTATCGCGGTGCAGCTATGTATCATGCATGTTTGCGTGCTCCCCGCGTGCCGAAACGTTTGTCCGGGCATAGCCGCCCCATGTAATGCAAACAGAACAACTTCGTACCACTCCGCTCCATGGCGAGCACGTAGCGCTCGGCGCCCGCATGATGCCGTTCGGTGGCTTCGATATGCCCGTGCAATACAGCGGCATTATCGACGAGCATATGGCGGTTCGGCGGGCCGCGGGCCTGTTTGACGTGAGCCACATGGGTGAGGTGATGGTTACCGGGGCGCAGGCGACGGCGTTTGTTCAACACC
It encodes the following:
- a CDS encoding lamin tail domain-containing protein, coding for MRFWTALVLLFLPALRAHAQSWSETFADGDLSSNPVWSGETAYWRLTPAGPDWALASAGPEASDTLSIETRSSVAYGAWTFTAGYTGGPLSNFNLARIYLTSEAEGALHEAVGFYIQIGSNERDLRLYHNTPAGRTLLGQSAADVLNAAEVEGTLRVLRRPGTGWEVMLDDSLLFTASDIQNPSSRPARFGVWVKHTRTRAGDFRFDDIVVEAGDDADPDTTSPPPPIPPGALVINEIHFAPSPAENEFVEILNRSDAPVDLRSLSLADNRDEPVPVTTHEIRLAPGAMAVFVRDADVFEAAFPGREPLAVANWPSLNNDADDVRLRSGSALLDAVSYRADWGVAGASLERRDPAGPSDYRGNWGTSVAPARATPGQRNTLFAPDTEPPELLLAEQQSETTVVIFWDESLTEQSLSPARFRIDERQPERVEPLDPATLRLHFAASIDGERLHATDIGDRAGNTRVALEAPVALVPSTGDLAINELLYEPRADPFDSRPDQPEYLELVNRSGRWLSLRGLRLVGREDEQGEADTLRHEAPLPVAPPGGFAVWFAVQGGDLAGAFPGLPDIEAVAWLPVNSASLGLGNAGDQVRLVHAEGAIDAVTYRPEWHHPLLAERRGIALERRWPDAPADESASWSSSVSSDGGTPGRANSVWQDPDIGLPAPESPGNKMAIQPAVFSPDGDGRDDVCLIRVRVAEAPAIVRTRIFNTDGRLIRTLAEAHFSGFEYTATWDGRDDAGERVPIGRYIVLVDAFLEAQKTSRSYKKTVVVAALLSP
- a CDS encoding iron-sulfur cluster assembly accessory protein produces the protein MHETETLARPNAPVSLSSRAADEIKKIISTKEIPEGFGLRIGVRGGGCSGMSYVLGFDKQREHDMAFEHDDIVVYIDKRQGLYLFGTTVDYHDGLSARGFTFNNPNATTTCGCGSSFAA
- a CDS encoding ATP-dependent Clp protease ATP-binding subunit, giving the protein MISYSREEAIRLGHDYIGTEHLLLGIIREGEGIAVKILRNLGCDLFKLKKAIEDTVRSTGGTLTVGNIPLTKQAEKVLKITYLEAKLYKSDVIGTEHLLLSLLRDDENIAAQILQQGFSITYDAVRAELDSIISGKASSSSASGSKSGGAPSSGYGKERSKMEKSKTPVLDNFGRDLTKLAEESKLDPIVGREREIERVAQVLSRRKKNNPVLIGEPGVGKTAIAEGLAMRIIQRKVSRVLYDKRIVTLDLAALVAGTKYRGQFEERMKAVMNELEKSPDVILFIDELHTIVGAGGASGSLDASNMFKPALARGEIQCIGATTLDEYRQYIEKDGALDRRFQKIIVDPSTPEETVHILHNIKDKYEEHHNVRYSDEAIELAVQLSDRYITDRFLPDKAIDVMDEAGARVHLSNIRVPKEMVAIEEQIEKIREEKNRVVKSQRFEEAARLRDTEKKLQEELEEAKREWERKAETEVHDVSKKSIAEVVAMMTGIPVDKISEPESAKLLNMEEELKARVIGQDEPVTKLSRAIRRTRAGLKDPKRPIGSFIFLGPTGVGKTELAKVLTEYLFDSQDALIRIDMSEYMEKFSVSRLVGAPPGYVGYEEGGQLTEKVRRKPYSVVLLDEIEKAHPDVFNILLQVLDDGILTDGLGRRVDFRNTIIIMTSNIGARDIKNLGKGIGFSAADAGSEYNYSALKSTVEDALKKVFNPEFLNRIDDVIVFHPLEKHHIHRIIDLMANDLFGRARNVGIEVVLERSAMDFMADKGYDAKFGARPLRRSLQKYVEDPMAEAILGNNLAAGDKILISYDAEKDPNGLVFETTKGQKPKETRTTKKGTKGSKDENPEESPSKAEESAE
- a CDS encoding rhomboid family intramembrane serine protease — translated: MLFPIGDDNGAIRRPAWVSLILIAANVAVFVFLQGCGTNEAFTYGYSVIPYEIITGTDLTEPQTIRAGAESAVIPQAPGPVPIFFTLLSAMFMHGGLGHIGGNLLYLWIFGDNVEHRFGALPFLIFYLVSGIAATGAQILLDPTSVVPNLGASGAISGVLGAYLILFPRNKVHALFFYSVVSVPAVLAIGLWILMQLISGWGALANESAAGGIAYGAHIGGFGAGVVLALVMRFLIREEPRDPFARHPSYARSRRIW
- a CDS encoding prephenate dehydrogenase, with protein sequence MIHKIAILGLGLIGGSLGLALRKHRNDLHLTGYDAPAVCEEALRRQVVDAVASTPEAAVSEADLIVLATPLTPMLGLFDAIAPALRPGALVTDVGSVKRPIMAHALHALSPKNRFIGGHPMAGSEKNGVAHADAFLFENATYVLCPPEGVDEADLQREHPDFLAILGATGARILVMEADRHDRIAAAVSHLPQLLSVTLMNFVGDLHDDDGGFLRLAAGGFRDMTRIASSSFDMWRDILVANEGPILDVLGGFATALQKTRNRVFSEDMNAMRQAFTDSRARRDMIPKTSKGFLHPLADVYVYAEDKPGFLFQLTRVLHEAQVNIKDLELLKIREGIEGVFRIGFADQATAEIAIAALSGAGYTSFQM